The following are from one region of the Vidua macroura isolate BioBank_ID:100142 chromosome 15, ASM2450914v1, whole genome shotgun sequence genome:
- the CDC23 gene encoding cell division cycle protein 23 homolog: protein MAAAAMVAAAGGGDFSDLREIKKQLLSVAERSRERGLQHSGKWAAELAFALEPLPLSELPPPPVLTEEDARDLDAYTLAKSYFDLKEYDRAAYFLQGCKSQKAYFLYMYSRYLSGEKKKDDETVDSLGPLEKGQVKNEALRELRVELSKKHKAQELDGFGLYLYGVVLRKLDLVKEAIDVFVEAAHVLPLHWGAWLELCNLITDKEMLKFLSLPDTWMKEFFLAHIYTELQLIEEALQKYQSLIDAGFSKSTYIISQIAVAYHNIRDIDKALSIFNELRKQDPYRIENMDTFSNLLYVRSMKPELSYLAHNLCEIDKYRVETCCVIGNYYSLRSQHEKAALYFQRALKLNPRYLGAWTLMGHEYMEMKNTSAAIQAYRHAIEVNKRDYRAWYGLGQTYEILKMPFYCLYYYRRAHQLRPNDSRMLVALGECYEKLNQLVEAKKCYWRAYAVGDVEKMALVKLAKLHEQLNESEQAAQCYIKYIQDIYSCGEVVEHLEVSTAFRYLAQYYFKCKLWDEASACAQKCCAFNDTREEGKALLRQILQLRNQGETSSTDVAAPFFLPASLSANNTPTRRVSPLNLSSVTP, encoded by the exons atggcggcggcggcaatggtggcggcggcgggcggtgGCGACTTCTCGGATCTGCGGGAAatcaagaagcagctgctgagcgTGGCGGAACGGAGCCGTGAGCGCGGGCTGCAGCACAGCGGGAAGTG GGCTGCTGAACTTGCATTCGCCCTGGAGCCACTGCCACTGAGCGAGCTGCCGCCTCCCCCCGTGCTCACTGAG GAGGATGCTCGTGATCTGGATGCCTACACATTGGCCAAGTCTTACTTCGATCTCAAGGAATATGACAGGGCTGCCTACTTTTTACAGGGCTGCAAGAGCCAGAAAGCTTACTTCTTGTATATGTACTCCAGATATCTG tcaggggaaaagaaaaaggatgatGAGACAGTTGATAGTTTGG GACCTCTGGAAAAAGGACAAGTGAAAAATGAAGCTCTACGAGAATTGAGAGTTGAGCTCAGCAAGAAACACAAGGCACAGGAACTGGATGGATTTGGCCTTTATCT ATACGGTGTTGTGCTGCGGAAACTGGACCTGGTGAAAGAAGCAATAGATGTGTTTGTTGAAGCTGCTCATGTCCTGCCTTTGCACTGGGGAGCCTGGCTGGAACTTTGCAACTTGATTACAGATAAAGAGATG CTGAAGTTCCTGTCCTTGCCAGATACATGGATGAAAGAGTTCTTTCTTGCACACATTTatacagagctgcagctgatagaggaagctctgcagaagtATCAGTCTCTCATTGATGCAGGATTTTCCAAAAGCACTTATATCATCTCTCAGATTGCAGTTGCCTACCACAATATAAGAG ATATTGACAAAGCTTTATCCATTTTTAATGAGCTGAGGAAACAAGATCCTTACAGGATAGAAAACATGGACACTTTCTCCAACTTGCTCTATGTAAGG AGCATGAAGCCTGAGTTGAGCTACCTGGCTCATAATCTCTGTGAAATAGACAAGTACCGTGTTGAGACCTGCTGTGTAATTG GAAATTATTATAGCTTGCGTTCCCAGCATGAAAAAGCAGCACTCTATTTCCAGAGGGCCTTGAAACTGAATCCTCGTTATCTAGGAGCCTGGACACTTATGGGACATGAGTATATGGAAATGAAGAACACATCTGCAGCTATCCAGGCTTATAG GCATGCAATAGAGGTGAACAAAAGGGACTACAGAGCATGGTATGGCTTGGGACAAACCTATGAAATCCTCAAAATGCCATTTTACTGTCTCTACTACTACCGACGGGCCCACCAGCTCAG ACCAAATGATTCTCGTATGCTGGTTGCTCTAGGAGAATGCTATGAGAAACTCAATCAGTTGGTGGAAGCTAAGAAG TGCTATTGGAGAGCTTATGCTGTGGGAGATGTGGAGAAAATGGCACTTGTGAAACTCGCCAA gTTGCATGAACAGCTGAACGAATCTGAGCAGGCAGCTCAATGCTACATCAAATACATCCAGGATATCTATTCCTGTGGG GAGGTAGTGGAGCACCTGGAGGTCAGCACTGCATTTCGTTACCTGGCCCAGTACTACTTCAAATGTAAGCTTTGGGATGAAGCCTCAGCATGTGCTCAGAAATGCTGTGCCTTCAATGAT actagagaagaaggaaaggccCTGCTGCGCCAGATCTTACAGCTTCGCAACCAAGGAGAAACATCATCCACAGATGTTGCtgctccctttttccttcctgcatcCTTGTCAGCCAACAACACTCCCACACGTCGTGTCTCCCCTCTCAATCTGTCTTCTGTAACACCATGA